GAGGTCACCTTCCAGGGCGTTGATTTTCGCTTCAAAGAATCGGCGCCACTCGTGGTGAAAAACGTGAGTTTTCAGGTGGAAGCGGGAGCGTTCATTGGGATCGTCGGCCGGAGCGGCAGCGGCAAGAGCACGATCATGAAGCTGCTGCCAAGGCTTTATGCCCCGGAAAAAGGCCGGATCCTGATCGACGGCTACGACATCAACAAACTTCAGCTGGGGTCGGTGCGTCAGCAGATCGGCATCGTCCCGCAGGACAGCCTTCTCTTTGATGGCAGCATTCGCGACAACATCGCCCTCACCCGGCCTGAGGCCACCAGCGAGGAGATCATGAACGCGGCACGTGTGGCCTGTGCCCATGATTTCATTATGGAACTTTCCAATGGGTATGCGACCCGCGTGGGCGAACGGGGCAGTTCCCTCTCTGGCGGTCAGCGTCAGCGTCTTGCGATTGCCAGGGCAGTGCTCCAGCGCCCCACCTTGCTGATCTTGGACGAAGCCACCAGCGCCCTCGATTACATCACCGAGAGACAGGTGTGCATCAACCTCAAGCGTACCTTTGAGGGAACCACGGTGTTCTTCATTACCCACCGTCTCAGCACCATTCGCAGCGCCGATCGCATTTTGATGATGGATCAGGGCTCGCTGGTGGAGCAGGGGTCCCATGCTGAACTGCTGGACCTTCAGGGTCGCTATGCGGCGCTGTACTCGCAGCAGGAGTCCGACATTGACTGAGATGCCCCCTTCCGCTCCGATTACAGAAGAATCCAAGTCCAAGAAGAAACTGCAGGTGTGGGACGGCAGTGCCGCCATGGTCGAGCAGGGCCGGCACTGGTCCAGTGCCCTGATCTGGACCTTCGCCTTATTGTTCGGCTCCACGTTGCTCTGGGCCTTCACTGCGAAGCTAGATCAGACCATCACGGTGCGTGGTCGCATCGTTCCCGCCGGTCGTGTGCGCGACGTTGAATCCCCCAGTGCTGGCGTGATCAGCCAGGTTCATGTCACCGAAGGTCAGTTGATTGCTCGCGGTGATCCGCTGTTCACAGTGGAGGCCAAGGGCTTGTCCAGCCGTCGCCAGGCCTTGCTCAGCACCGTTCAGCTGCTCGACCTCCAGGCCGAGGGCATGCAGGGCATCCTCTCCAGTGGTGGAGATCCCGATCGCTTGCCTCCCCTGCCCACGGTTCCGGTGGTGGCCGATCCCGACCAGGCCTCCAAGCTGCTCACCGCCAACCAGCAGGCCCTTCAGATGCGCTCGCAGCTGGTGCAGCTGGCCAACAAGCTGGCCAGCGCACGCCAGACCTTGGAACTAAAGACAGCTATTGCCGCCGATATGAAGCCGTTGTTTGATTCTGGTGGCATGTCTCGCAATGCCTACCTCGAGCAGCTCAACCGCCTGCAGGAGATCAAATCGAACGTCGCAAATCTGGAGGAGGAACGCTCCAAGGTGATGGGTCAGGTGGCCAGCCAGCTCAACCAGACCAACCGTCAGCTGCTTGGCCTCCGCGCTGAACTGGAGGGGCTTAAGGAATCGATCTCCTACCGGACGGTCAAGGCGCCGAGCGCCGGCCAGGTGTTCGACACCGCCATCAAACGATCGGATGTGGTCAACACATCCGAAATCGCCCTCAAGATCGTTCCCCGCAACCGGCTTGAGGCCAGTGTCAACATCCAGGATAGAGACATCGGTTTCGTCAAGTTGGGCATGCCCGCCAGCGTCTCTGTTGACTCCTTCCCTTCTGGAGAATTCGGCTATATCACCGGTGAAGTGAAAAGCCTCGGCCTGGATGCCCTACCCCCCACCCAGGAGACCCAGGCCTACAGCTTCCCGGCGAGCATCAGCCTCGATCAGCAGGAGGTTCTGGCTGGTGACAACAAGCTCAACCTGCAGAGCGGCATGGCCGTGAGTGCCAACATTAAACTGCGTTCCCGCCCGGTGATCAGCATCGTCACCGACATGTTCACCAAGCAGTTGGAGGGTGTGAAGCGCTTCCGCTGATCAGCGTTGCTTCGCCAGCACCCGCTCGTAGAGCCTTTCGGTGGCATCCGCGGTGCGTTCCCAGTTGAATTCCTCCAGAATTCGCCTCTTCAGCCGTACTGGACGTTGATCGGTCCGGCCCGCCTGCCAGGCCCCCACCACGGCATCACGGATCGAATCCGGGTTGGCTGGATCCGCCCACCAGCAGTCGTTGCGCAGATATTCAAGCTCGTGGCCGAAGGTGCTGCCCACCACCGGTGCTCCGGCCAGGGCCGCTTCCAGGGTCACGAGGCCGCAGGTCTCCATCCAGCTGGTGAGCACGTGCACCGATGAGGCGGCATAGGCCGACGCAAGCAGCTCCTGCGGCAGGTGGTCGATGATCGTCAGCCGGTTGCCGAGGATCTCGCGGCAGCGATCGGCAAAGCCCTGCCAGCTGCGGGTCTTGCCGATCAGCACGAGCGGCAGGTTGGTGTTGCGCAGGGCCCAGCAGAGCATCAGTTGGTTCTTCGCCGGTTCGATCCTGCCGGCCTGCACCACAAACGGACCCTGAATGCCGAACTTCTGCCGGAACGGCTCGGGGTCCGCATCCAGGAACAGCCGTGGATCGACGCCGTAATGCGCGATCTCGAAGCAGTCGCCGCACCAGTGCAGGTCTTGCTGCACCGCCTTCAGTTCCAGAAAGCTGTTGGGCAGCAAACCATCCACCCCCTGCAGCAGGGCGCCGACCCGCTTCATCCAGCTCATGTCGCGGCTGCCGCGACCATCGGCCTCGATGCTGCCGTCATCCAGATGCACCGTCAGCTCCCGTCCGATCAGCTGGCGCAGCCCTTGATCCGCTTGAGCCCCGGGCTCCTGCACCAGTCGGTTCACCACGGCCATGCTGCCGCGGCTGCCCCAGATCGCCTGGGGGATCGACACCCAGATCGGCGACACCACTGTGGGCACGCCAGCGGCCCGGCAGGCGGCGATCTGCTGCTCGAAGGACTGCGGTGCCCGGCAGTTGAAGATGTGCACCAGATCGAACTCCCTTGGATCCGGCTGGTCGCTGTTCACGGCCACCACCTGATGGCCCCGGTTCGCCAGGCGTTGGGCCGTTTCGCGGATCTGCACGCCATCGCCTCCGCCCATGGAGTCGGCGCCACCGTGGTTGACGAACAGGATCTTCATGGAACTCCGCCGGATCACGGGTCAAAATGACCCGTCGCCCAGTGAACTTAATGCCGGTGCTGCAGCGTTATTGCGGAGAGCCGCTGGGAGACCGCCCCCATATGGTGGTGCTCGGCTCTTGCAAGGTGGGCAACTTCGTGGTGAGCACGCCCGTGCTCCAGGGATTGCGTGCTCGCTTCCCCGATGCCGTGATCGGGTTCCTCGGCAGTGAGGTCACCGCTGCTTTTGAAACCGCGCTCGAGAGCATCGACTGGCGTCATAGCTGGGATGCCTCGGCAGCCGATGCCGGTCTGCAGTTGCAGCAGCAGCTGGCCCAGCACAGGCAACACCACGGTCCCATCGCTCTTGCGGTGAATCTGGATGGGTTCAATCCGGTGACCTGCACCCTCGTTCCTTGGCTGCAGCCTCGCTATGTGGCCGGGGGCAGCCTCAGTGCCAACCTGCGCCGCTCGCTCCCCTGGGGTGATCAGCCCCAGCAACGCTTTCTGGCGGATCCGGACTGGGACAGCCCGACATTCCTGGCCCGTTATGAGGGCGTCTTCGCCAGCAACTACATCGCTGAGTTGTTCGCGCAGCTCGCCTATGTGGCTGATCACGTGGATGTGACGGCGATCGAGCTGCCGTGTGAGCCACCGCCGTTTGCGGTGCCCGATGTGCTGGTTCACTGCACCACGGCTCGCGGTGCCAAGGTCTGGCCCTTCTCCGCCTGGCGTCAGGTGATTGATCACCTCAGTGCCCACGGCGTCAGTGTGGGCCTGGTGGGGAGTCCGCCGGCAGCTCAGAAGGAGGCTTACAACGCCGGTGACGGTGAGGACGCCCTGCTGGAGCAGACGGCTCTGATCGATCTGCGCGGCCGCACCAGCCTGATTCAGCTGGCCGGGGCCTGCGCCCAGGCCAAAGCGGTGGTGAGTGTGGATGCTGGCCCACTGCACATCGCAGCTGCCGTCGGCGTGCCCACCCTGGCGGTGGTCGGCAACGATGCCGATGGCGTCGGCGCCAGTCCGGTGCGTCTGTGGTTGCCCCGCTGCGCCAATGTCACGCGCACGGTGTCGGAGCGTCATTGCGACGCCTGTGCTGAGAACCGCTTCCGCAATGACGACTGCCTGGTGGATGGGCATCCCTGCATGGCCGGCGTGCGTCCTGCGCAGGTGATTGATTGGCTGGATCGCAGCCTGGCCGGATGACCCGGCCCAGGCTTTCCGTTGTGGTGGCGGTCTACAACATGCGCCGGGAGGCTCCGCGCACCTTGCAGACGCTCGCCGCCGCGTATCAGGACGTTCCCCGGGATGCCTACGAGCTGATCGTGGTGGAGAACGGCTCCACCGATCCCCTTGGTGCGGAGGCGGTTGCAGCGATCGATCCCAGCTTTCAGTACCGCTGGAGCGAGCCCGGCAATCCCTCCCCCGCAGCGGCGATCAATGCCGCAGTGCGCCAGAGCCGTGGGGAGGCGGTGGCGCTGCTGATTGATGGCGCCCGCATGCTGTCGCCGGGGTTCCTGCGCTACAGCCTGCTGGCCCTGCAGGCCTACCGCCGGCCGCTGATCAGCACCCTGGGTTGTCACCTGGGCGCTCGGCCTCAGCAGCAGGCCGTGCGGGAGGGTTACGACGCGGCCGCGGAAGATCAGCTGCTGGCGTCGGTGCCCTGGCAGCGGAATGGCTACAGCCTGTTCCGGATCGCCTGTTTGGCCGGGTCGTCCAAGTACGGGATCCTGGCGCCGCTGGCGGAAAGCAATGCGCTGGTGATGCGCCGCCAGATGTTCGATGAGCTGGGTGGTCTGGAGGAGGGATTCACCAGTCCGGGTGGTGGTTTGGTGAACCTCGACTTCTACCAGCGAGCCCAGGCGCTGCCGGGGGTGCAGCTGGTCACCCTGCTCGGGGAAGCCAGTTTTCACCAGATTCATGGTGGTGCTACTACCGGAGCGGCCAACCGCTGGCAGGCGATGACGGCGGAATACGCCGCCCTGCGGGGGAGGCCGTTCGATCCGTATCCGCGCCCCTGGCCACGGCCGGATTTTCTGGGGCAGATCCGCCCTCTGTTCCGCCCCTGGCTGCGGCGGGCTTTGGCGGAACTGCGCCCGCTCGAGCAGGCCCAACCCGGATTGGCCTATGCCGACAGTCCCCATCCGGAGCGCTTTGCGGCCCCCCCGCAGCGGGTGTTGGCGGTGCTCGGTATGCACCGCAGCGGAACCAGCATGCTCACCGGCACGCTCCAGGAAGCGGGTCTTGTGCTGGGGGATGTGGTGACGGCAGCACCCCACAACCGCAAGGGCAATCGAGAGGCGTTGCCGATCCGCACCCTCCACGACGATCTGCTGGCCTCTGCCGGTGGCGACTGGAAAAGCCCCCCGGAGGCAGTGGTCTGGCGGCCGGTGCACCGGCTGCTGCGGGATGCCCTGATCGAACGCTTCGCCAATCAACCCCTCTGGGGTTTCAAGGACCCCCGCAGCCTGTTCTGCCTGGAGGGTTGGCGCGAAGCGCTGCCGCAGCTAGAGGCCGTTGCGATCGTGCGTCATCCCCTGGAGGTGGCTGCGTCGTTGCAGGCCCGGGACGGCCTGCCCCTCGCCGATGGGATGGCGTTGTGGGAGCGCTACAACCGCCGCCTGCTCCACTGGATCGAGCAGTTCGACTGCCCCCTGCTGGTGTTTGAGCCCGAAGCGGAGGGGATCAAGCAGCAGCTGGCGGGCTTGATCAAGACGCTTGACCTGCCCCGTCAGCTCGGCCCTGAGGAGCTGCGCTTTTTCGCCAGCGAACTCCGCCATCAAGGTCTTGCTGCCCGCGAGCAGGGCATCCTCCCGGCTTCGGCTCGCCGGCTCCATCAACAACTGCTGGAGCGGGCTATTCAGGCCTGAGGGGTCTCTGCTTCGAAACGGTGGCGGGTCCAGAGCTGGTCCTGATGGCGCACCATTAGGAAGCGGTAATGCTCCGGCACCGGCTTCATCACCTTCAGCACCGGCAGCAGGATGCCGCTGCCCGCTTGTTCCAGGGGGCCGGAGAGCTGGAAGTCCGAGCTCCAGTGCCGCGGCTCCCAGAAGTTCCTCACCTTCTGAGCCTGCTCGCGGGTGAGGAAATAGCAGCCGGAATGGGGATTGGTGGCGCGGTAGAAGCGCCGCTCACCCAGGGGCCAGGCCATGGCCACGGTTTCGCCGGTGTCCCAGAACAGATCCGGCCGACCGCCATCGGGGTCCCCCGAGAGGATCACATCCCCGCGGCCGGGGATCTGCTCGCAGCGGTGAGGCAGAAAGGCGAACGCGCCGCCACTACAGCCCACCAGCCAGCGGATCTTGTGGAAGAACTCCGGGTCTTCGATCAGCAGGTCGTCCTCCATGTAACCGACCACGTCGTAATCGGCGGCCTGCTCGATCACCCGCCGTGAGGCCAGCATCGGCATCTTGGTGCGGTCCTCCAGCGCTGCCCCGATCAGCTGCACGCCGTCGCAGGGGCTGAGCTGGTCCGCCAGGGTCGTCGCCGGATCGGTGAACACCTGAATGGTGAGGTCGATGCCCATCGCGCTCTGCAGCTCACGCGTCACCACCGGTTTCTGCAGGCCCAGGGAGGCGTGGATCCAGTAGCGGCGGCTGAGCCGGTTCCAGTTGCCTTCCGTGGCGGTGCGCAGGGCTGCCGTTTTCAGCGCCCGCTTCTCTTCCGTCTGCGACGAGTAGAGCGAGCCAGCCTTGGGGGCGAACACATGGGGAATCCCCAGCAGCACTCTCATGGGTCGGTGGGGGTTTGCCAGTGCCGGAGGTCCCAGCCAAGCATGGCCTCCAGGTTGGCGATTTCCGGTGCGTACAGCCGTTGCAGGGCGTCGCGCACAGCTGTGGGGGCTTTGTTTGGGATCGTCTCGGGCTGGGGCAGGGGTCGATTCGGGGTCTGCTCCGGAACCGACCGCCAGGAGATCACCGATTGGGCCCCTTCAAACGGCAGTGGCTCCACACCGAGGTGGGCATGGATCCGCGCCAGGGTTGTGGCGGGCTGCTCCATCAGCTCCTCCTGGCGCAGCAGCAGCAGCTGCTCGCGCGGAAAGTAGCGCCACACCCGCCGGATCTGTTCGCTGTACAGGCCGCGGCTGAGGTATGAACGCACCCGGTGCTGAAGCGGCAGGGACTCGCGGCAGCGTTGTTCCTCCTCGGCCAGGGACAACGGCAGGGGGCCCCTGTCCCTGCCCTTCAGCTGCTCCATCCGCCAGTTGGCATAGGCCCGACTGATCGGATTGCGCAGGATCGCGATCAGCCGCATCGCCGGGTTGTAGCGCCAGATCCGTTCCATCGCCGGCACCCACCACAGGCTCACCGGTGTGGCTTCGCCGCAACAGCGGCCCGACTGCGTGGACGGAAAGTGACGGGCGATGGCCGCATCGATCCGATCGATGCCGGCATCACTCCAATCCGCGGCTTCGTTGTCGAACAGGTGCAGCTCCTTCACCAGCGGCAGGTCGATCTGGGGGTGCCGCCGCAGGTAATCGTGCAGAGCGCTGGTGCCGCTCTTCTGGGCTCCGCAGATCAGGAACGACAGCCGGCGGGTCTTCACGGCCTCCGATGCCGCATTGGCTGGAGTGTATGGCAGCTCTACAGCGCCTACGCTCCCGGGCATGCATCGCCTCGATCCGCACCGGCTGCAGCAGCAGGCGACTTCCGCCGCCGCTGATTTCAGCGGGGCAGCCCCCTTCGCCCATGCCGTTCTGGATGGCTTCCTGCCCCAAGACCATGCCGAGGCCCTGGCCAGGGATTTTCCGGCGCCCGACGATCCGATCTGGGCCGATTGGCGCCAGCGCACTGGTCATCAGTACGGCAAGCAGGGCACTCGCAACAGCGACAACTTTGGCTGCCTGTCCGACACCCTTTATTCCTCACTGCTGGAGTTCAACTCCAGTGTGTTCCTTCAGTTTCTGCAGCAGCTCACCGGCCTTGAGGCGTTGCTGCCGGATCCCTATTTCCAGGGAGGTGGTCTGCATCAGATCGTCAGCGGTGGGATTCTGGACATCCACACCGATTTCAACGACTACCGCCGGCTGGGCATCTACCGGCGCTTGAACGTGCTCCTCTATCTCACGGCCGACTGGCAGCCCGGTGATGGCGGCGAGCTGGAACTCTGGAATGGTCCTCCGCCGGACGGCTCCTGCGTCAGGCAACTGCCGCCGCTGTTCAACCGTCTGGTGGTGTTCAAGACCGACAAGAGCTCGTTTCATGGCCACACCCATGAATGGATGCCCCGCGACCGCACCCGCCGCTCGATCGCCCTGTACTACTACACCTGTGATCCCGAGCCCGGCCAGCACTATGACGCCTGCACCGACTTTCAGTCCGTGGTGAAGAAGGCGTTGCCCTCGCGCAGCTGATCCAGGGTCAGGCTCCAGAAGGCATCGTTCATGTGGATCCGATCGCCGCGGGAGTAGTGCGCCAGTGTCACGCGGTTGCGGTGGCTGCTGTCCGGTTGCAGCAGCAGCTGGATGTCCCGCTCCGCGCAGAACTGTTTCAGACCCTCGATGTAGGCCGCGATGTAGGTCGTGGGGATGTCGCGGTAGTGGCCGTGGCAGTGATGGGCCTCCCAGTGGCTGTCGGCATGGGGGTAGGGATCGCACAGCAGCCAGCAACGACTCGGGGCCAGAGCTGGAAACAGCTGCAGCGGTTCGTTGAAGGCGCCATCGGGCGGCTGCAGCAGGATCCCGCCATCGCTCACGATGCAGTCGAGCAGTTCCGCTGACAGCGGCTGATGGGCCCGGAACACCTTGTGCGGCTGGATCCACTGGCCAATGAATACGATGGCGTCGTAGTGGCTGAGATCGATGCTGCGAACCGGGTGGTAGGCATTGGGCCCGATGCAGGTTCCGCGCACCGGGTAGCGGCCGCCTCGAGCGGACCAGCGGTTGTTCTCCGGCCCTGCCGTTACATAAAAGCTGTTGTCGGCATCAGGCCAGCGCTGGAGGATGTGATCCTGTGCATGGGCCAGGTGGGATCCCCCGCACCAGAGCAGCCGTTTCATGGCGCGAAGGCCTCCAGCAGTGCCTCATCGCAGATCAGATCATCGCTGCCGGGATTGTTCGGATCAACGGCCATGGCTGCTGTGGGCTCAGGCCCGTAGCTCCGTTGAAACACCTCCATCACGTCAGCGACTGCTTCCGCACGGATGCTGCGCAGATTGGCGGTGAAGGCCGAATCGCGGCGGTTGGGGTGGTGAATGATTTCGTAGGAGGGGAAATAGTGAATTCGTTCCTGGTCACGGGCCAGTTCCTGGGCCACGCTGAGCAACGTGGCCTTGGCTTGAA
The Synechococcus sp. PROS-U-1 DNA segment above includes these coding regions:
- a CDS encoding HlyD family efflux transporter periplasmic adaptor subunit, giving the protein MPPSAPITEESKSKKKLQVWDGSAAMVEQGRHWSSALIWTFALLFGSTLLWAFTAKLDQTITVRGRIVPAGRVRDVESPSAGVISQVHVTEGQLIARGDPLFTVEAKGLSSRRQALLSTVQLLDLQAEGMQGILSSGGDPDRLPPLPTVPVVADPDQASKLLTANQQALQMRSQLVQLANKLASARQTLELKTAIAADMKPLFDSGGMSRNAYLEQLNRLQEIKSNVANLEEERSKVMGQVASQLNQTNRQLLGLRAELEGLKESISYRTVKAPSAGQVFDTAIKRSDVVNTSEIALKIVPRNRLEASVNIQDRDIGFVKLGMPASVSVDSFPSGEFGYITGEVKSLGLDALPPTQETQAYSFPASISLDQQEVLAGDNKLNLQSGMAVSANIKLRSRPVISIVTDMFTKQLEGVKRFR
- a CDS encoding glycosyltransferase family 4 protein: MKILFVNHGGADSMGGGDGVQIRETAQRLANRGHQVVAVNSDQPDPREFDLVHIFNCRAPQSFEQQIAACRAAGVPTVVSPIWVSIPQAIWGSRGSMAVVNRLVQEPGAQADQGLRQLIGRELTVHLDDGSIEADGRGSRDMSWMKRVGALLQGVDGLLPNSFLELKAVQQDLHWCGDCFEIAHYGVDPRLFLDADPEPFRQKFGIQGPFVVQAGRIEPAKNQLMLCWALRNTNLPLVLIGKTRSWQGFADRCREILGNRLTIIDHLPQELLASAYAASSVHVLTSWMETCGLVTLEAALAGAPVVGSTFGHELEYLRNDCWWADPANPDSIRDAVVGAWQAGRTDQRPVRLKRRILEEFNWERTADATERLYERVLAKQR
- a CDS encoding glycosyltransferase family 9 protein, with protein sequence MTRRPVNLMPVLQRYCGEPLGDRPHMVVLGSCKVGNFVVSTPVLQGLRARFPDAVIGFLGSEVTAAFETALESIDWRHSWDASAADAGLQLQQQLAQHRQHHGPIALAVNLDGFNPVTCTLVPWLQPRYVAGGSLSANLRRSLPWGDQPQQRFLADPDWDSPTFLARYEGVFASNYIAELFAQLAYVADHVDVTAIELPCEPPPFAVPDVLVHCTTARGAKVWPFSAWRQVIDHLSAHGVSVGLVGSPPAAQKEAYNAGDGEDALLEQTALIDLRGRTSLIQLAGACAQAKAVVSVDAGPLHIAAAVGVPTLAVVGNDADGVGASPVRLWLPRCANVTRTVSERHCDACAENRFRNDDCLVDGHPCMAGVRPAQVIDWLDRSLAG
- a CDS encoding glycosyltransferase, producing the protein MTRPRLSVVVAVYNMRREAPRTLQTLAAAYQDVPRDAYELIVVENGSTDPLGAEAVAAIDPSFQYRWSEPGNPSPAAAINAAVRQSRGEAVALLIDGARMLSPGFLRYSLLALQAYRRPLISTLGCHLGARPQQQAVREGYDAAAEDQLLASVPWQRNGYSLFRIACLAGSSKYGILAPLAESNALVMRRQMFDELGGLEEGFTSPGGGLVNLDFYQRAQALPGVQLVTLLGEASFHQIHGGATTGAANRWQAMTAEYAALRGRPFDPYPRPWPRPDFLGQIRPLFRPWLRRALAELRPLEQAQPGLAYADSPHPERFAAPPQRVLAVLGMHRSGTSMLTGTLQEAGLVLGDVVTAAPHNRKGNREALPIRTLHDDLLASAGGDWKSPPEAVVWRPVHRLLRDALIERFANQPLWGFKDPRSLFCLEGWREALPQLEAVAIVRHPLEVAASLQARDGLPLADGMALWERYNRRLLHWIEQFDCPLLVFEPEAEGIKQQLAGLIKTLDLPRQLGPEELRFFASELRHQGLAAREQGILPASARRLHQQLLERAIQA
- a CDS encoding sulfotransferase: MPGSVGAVELPYTPANAASEAVKTRRLSFLICGAQKSGTSALHDYLRRHPQIDLPLVKELHLFDNEAADWSDAGIDRIDAAIARHFPSTQSGRCCGEATPVSLWWVPAMERIWRYNPAMRLIAILRNPISRAYANWRMEQLKGRDRGPLPLSLAEEEQRCRESLPLQHRVRSYLSRGLYSEQIRRVWRYFPREQLLLLRQEELMEQPATTLARIHAHLGVEPLPFEGAQSVISWRSVPEQTPNRPLPQPETIPNKAPTAVRDALQRLYAPEIANLEAMLGWDLRHWQTPTDP
- a CDS encoding 2OG-Fe(II) oxygenase — translated: MHRLDPHRLQQQATSAAADFSGAAPFAHAVLDGFLPQDHAEALARDFPAPDDPIWADWRQRTGHQYGKQGTRNSDNFGCLSDTLYSSLLEFNSSVFLQFLQQLTGLEALLPDPYFQGGGLHQIVSGGILDIHTDFNDYRRLGIYRRLNVLLYLTADWQPGDGGELELWNGPPPDGSCVRQLPPLFNRLVVFKTDKSSFHGHTHEWMPRDRTRRSIALYYYTCDPEPGQHYDACTDFQSVVKKALPSRS